The sequence cagagggagcccaccTGGGAAGGGGGGCACGGGAGGAAAGTGAGGATGATccagcaagtgacagagggagaggaGCGAGCGATGGGGGGGGGGACCTTGAGGGAAGAGTCtaggaaagggggcagggcctcgagggaagaggcagagcaggggcaaggccttggggggatgaggcagagcaggggcgaaGCTTTGCGGGGGACGAGGTGGGACAGGGGCGGGTCCTCGGGGATCCAGTTACCAACAATTTTTAGAAAGGTGGCAAGCCTAACGTAGCTCCAGTGAAGGAACTTAAGGGGTAGGCCTTAGTTTTATCAGCATTTGCTGCAATTGCTAATGACATTCTTCTGAGACATTTACCATCTGTTGTCAGGCGCCACTTTGATTTGGTTTAAGTCCTATCTGCAGCATCAAACAGTGATGGTTATCATGGGTCAAATTAAGCCCAGGCCTACTCCTTTGTGCATTGATGTACCTCAAGGATCAGTATTAGGATCACTCCTTTTCTGTAGCCACATGTTGTTATACTTAGGATAGGGGTTGTTTTCATGTACTTCGgttctttattttcatttcttcaCAGATGTGACTCAAATCCACTGACACCTCAGGATTCCATCAGCTTGCCAGGCTGAGCTTTCTTTCAGCATATCCCACTGGAGAGAATGCATAATTTCATTAAAATTTGAAGCAAAATAAAGATTTTTCTAGCTGGTTCCAAGCATCTGTTGTGTGCTGCATTCAGCCTGGTGATACATTTATTTGAGCCCAGCTCCTTTACAAAGAGCTTGGGCACAGATAGGATATGTCAATACATTTTGTAAATCCTGTACCATGTACCAGGCCTAAGTAACCAGGGTGGCCCCAAAGACACTGGAGAACAAGGGAATTCTCCACCACAGGCTGCagaccagcagcagagctgctgcatgGCTTTGCCTGCACTGGCATCCGCCACTCTGGTATCactgctttgtttttttgttcttcatAACGTAGGATCCATAAGCCTTGCTCCTCCCTTTGCCATTGTCTGCCCCGGCCTCCGGACCCTAACGCATGGAAATGCATAGAGAGCCCTCACAAAGCTGGCTTGCCTGGATAGAATTCATGAAAggagatccccagctggtgcaaattgtctTAGCTCCATTGAAGGATTTGCCTCATGGTGTGTAAACCATCTGCATGGGTAACTGAAATCTTGCTTCCTCAAACTGCAGTGGAACCATACCATTCCAGGATGTCTGAGGCCCTCTGATGTCATGGAGAGCAGGGCAGGATTCAAGCTTTTGAAATGAGAACATTTCTTATCAGAATATTGCCATGCGGAGACCTTCACTAAATTACTGTACAATACTTTCAACTTGTCAAGATCTGACTGCTGCAATTCTTTTGTCTGCTGTGGTCCCATTTACGTTTTTGTCCAGAATGCAGTAAGCACAGAATGCAGCAGCCAGTAGTTTTACAGATGCTCTCATGGTTGAACATCACCAGGATGAATAATGTGTTTTAAGACCCGAATATTGTTTCAAGTTCTGTATTAATTGAAATATCTATGATTTTCTAAGCCACTTCAGTGACAGATGCACAAttccccattaatttcagtgggagttgtgcatCTAAATCccctagacagctttgaaaatctcagccttactATTTACCTTTCAGATTTGTGGCACTTAATGATCGTGGCTCTTTACAGCTGCAGAGATACTTTTGAATATCGcagactcttttttaaaaatagggaacTCTGATACAGATGCATGCTGGTGCTATAATTTAATTGATCTGACCTATGCTCAGATTGCTCCAGAGAATGTATTTTTGGGGAACAAGCATTGATTCTGTTCCTTGGCTTCCCTGTGCAAGTTAAAATGTGCACTATTTTTCTCAAAGTGGAGAATCCCACATCTCTGCCACCTAGCTATTGTTGATTTTCTAAAAATGGCATTTCCTCTCGATTCCCACTGTGGGCATGAGTATTCTAAAGTAAGGACTATACTGGTCAGGAAAAACTTCTTTCTATTCAAAAGGTCAAAGGTAACCAATTGTCACAGAGATCACTCTGTCACATGCATGCTTTGCTGTTTGGCTGATTCCTGTCAACCATGCTGATTAGGATATTTCGGTGACTTAAGTATTTGACTATGTACCTTAGTGATCCATTGAATTATACTCAAGATCATTCTCTTTTCCCTGACTGTGACACCCATGTAGAATCATCATTTTCATTGTTATTTGATTGTAAGCAGTATTTTATCAGTATTCAGAAATGGGGGCTGTATTATTCTATATGCTCTTTCTTTCCCATCTGTGGCTTTGTAAAATAAAGCATAACAAAAAGGAAATGTGTTCCAGGGGCATTTGCACTAACAGAAATGAGTTACTTGAATGTCTCAGGAAGTAGTGGACCCACTACAGAGCACAACAATGGTTGAAgtaagtttgtttaaaaattcaaagcccaggttttcaaaaatggctgaagCACCATTTGAAATCCAGAAAggtggtgggagctgctggatggaAATAAGGCCATGTATTTAGGTGACAAAATATGGGCTTAGTGGCCTAACTTTATGTTCCTCTTTTTGAACATCTCAGTCCAAATTAATATTTGCAGAGCAATTTTTGAGATCACTCATTTGAACGTTGAGCTCCTCGGATTCACCCAGATCTAATTTCACGATCAGTTCAAAAGGGCTAGAGATAAAGAGCAAACTATAGTGTCAATGAGAGCATTATAGAGCTGGACAGAAACCAGATTTTCTGTCTGATGGGAAATTCCatgattttgattttatttttccattctgcaacacagtgaaaacaaaaaaaattgaaattaccCTGGAAATGAAATTCCAGGGGAAAAAACtcattttgggtcaatcaaaacattttagtttCAGTAAAATCAAATGTTCCATTgcaattttgacttttaaaaaaatgatatgctgtactatatatatatatatatatatatatatatatataaaataaaaagtagtttcaaaatggaaaattgaaGCATTCCATTCCAAAAacgtttcaatttttcatttcagaCTTATTGGAATGCTCTGTTCCATCCCTCCTTCCAAAATAAATATTCAccacaaaatgtttcactttcaactaatcagcattttctgacggAAAAACATTCTGCTGGAAAATTTCCGGTCagcattatttttcctttttcattgttGGCATTTTATGTCCTCTTTTTGTCCAGGCCCCTCATTAAAGGCTTTTATAATTGCACAGTTCTCCATCCCACTGTAACTATTCCCATTCCCAAGCTGACATGATTTTTGGCAGCACCCCAAGGGCTGTCATCTCCTAAGCCTACCCCCAAAAGGATCCCAGCAAATAAAAGAGAATGTTTGCTCattctttccttccctttccttctccGTCCCTCTTTGAGATGCAAAAGGGAAATGAACAGGAGTCCATTTGGAAGGCAGTGAGGTTGCAGTCTCGTTTTTCAGAGCCTTGTGCTTGTAGCTGAACTAAATGTCAGGTGAAATGCCACAGACCCAGTCAATGTTGAAGGCATGAGGAGAACAACAATAGCTTCTTCCCCTCTCCTTAAAGTCACAGCTCACATTTGCCTCTCAATCCCTAAAAACAAATCCACAATAACACTTTCTCCTTTCTACTGCTTCCTCGACATTTGGTGTCCCATAATCGCAGCCACCTAGATTTTCAGAGTCCTCTTCCAACCTTACACGACATAGGAAAAATAACCAATCTTCTCTTTTTTCAGATTTCCACAGCCAAAGTGCTCTGAATAGTTTATTTTCATTGAAGTCAACGAAATTACACCAGTATACAACTGAAGTAATCCAGTGGTAAATCAGACCCtaaatttttaatttcctttctccAAATCCCCTCTACTCTGTAAACATCTATCAGGTGCCTAAAGCTGCACACAGTAGTCAAGGTACAATCTCACCCCCCTAGGATTGGATTTGACAATCTTCTCACTACTCTATGGAAGAAGGATTCTTTGTATACAGGGAGAAGGACACCTCTAAATCATGGTGTATGTTTTGCTCCAGGAGGCAAAGTCCAGTTTTACAGACCAAAATGATTAGATGAGGTTTGCAAGTTTACCTTGTATTTTTCAGGTTTGCCCAGTGGAGTAAACAAGCAAAAGCAAACTGGAAGTGATGTTCACAGGTCAAAAGGGGAATGCAAATGCTTTCATGATCATATAGATGGTCAAATACTCCACCACAAAGTAATAGCTTCTGGAGAAACTTTTAAAGAACAGACACTAAATAGGGTATCCTGATCCTGACAGGGGCCTCTGGGCACAATAATAATGAAGAAATAACTCATTAATAGTCAGAGCCTTATGGAAACACCAGCTTCTTCTCTGGAACTTCCCACAACTAGAGAGACTATATGTTGCCAAGACCAGGCTTTCCCTTGTGCAATTTTAAGTTCAGATCATTGTGCTAAAGTCAGTAAATTAACCAGTTTTAGATTATTGGCACAGAGGTGAGCAAGATGTAGTTAAATGCTGTACAAATCCCCAAGCCCAAAAGAGGGAATTAAGGAAGTAACAGCGATGCAGGCATTGCCACCTATTCATAtaccactccccactgttcctacgggagtgtttttatttttactttatttctgcTATAGCCAGAGACAGAATTTGCTTTTGTTCTGTTAGTTTTATGGGACTGTGCTCTGTTTACAGTTTAAAGACGTGCAGCGATTTCTTGGTATGTCCTTAACTCCCTCTCGGGGGGAGCCGGGGAAACCAGGGCCAGGAGACCCCCGGGAACACAGTCCTTGAAGAAAACGTGCTGTTCAGGGGCCACAGGGAGACAGAAGTGAGGAGGATGGGCCAGAGTGCAGAGGCAATAGCACTCCATAGAGATGCCTCCAGTCCTGACTCTGGCAGAGTCCCTGGGATAAGTCGTACAGGGAAGACTTTGTCCTTTTGTTGTTTTGGAATGTTCCACGAACTTTTTACCAAAAGCAAAGGGGAAATTTGTAACCTCTCTTAAATTCTGCAATGAAGTCTACCAAATGTGGCTAGTTGACTGGCAAAATATTTTCACTACTGGCacctgctggaagacaggatattggactagatgaccattgATGTGACTctgtatgaccattcttatgttctaactggTGCATGGAATGAAATGAGACCCAGTAATGATGCAAACTGGAGATTAGTGCAAACACACCAAGACCCATTCTGACTGACAGAACAAATCAAATCTCTTCTTCATGAGTCTGTGGGggaaaatatgaatttttttctgcttgtgTTTTGAGGACTGAATCCTGAAAGATGCTCAGTACTTTGGCCCCAAATCAGTCATACATTTAAGCTTCTGTGGGTAGTTCCATTCCAGTCTTTCAGAGATGGAAGGTCTGTTTCCTTATGGGTCTCCTTGCCTTTGTATACTGTCCTACGCACCAGAGAAGCCCTTCCAGATTCACCATATTAAATTTGGggacttaaaaaaagaaaaaaggaattacCTGCCTAATAAACCCTTGCGGGCCTGTCACATCAGCCAGATTTTTGAGCATACACAAAATTAATGTTATCAGCTTTGTGTGGGATGTTGAATATATTTTCTAAATTAAGACTTTAGAATTGCACCTGTGCTAAAGGATTAAGCTGTACCCTAGGGGTGTGACACCGTGAGGCTCTAGGGCACTGGTTTTcgacctgtggtctgcagactccCAGGGTCCGCAGGctatgtttaagatttccaaaggggtccacacctctaGTCAAAAATTTTTAGGGTTCTGCAAATaagaaaaagttgaaaaccactggtctagggcaAAGCACATCATGGGAGTGTGATTCACAAATATGTTTCATTTGCTAATAGTAATGCTGGTGAGGCGATGCACTTCAGATACTAGTCTTTTCTCCGTGTATTCAGATTTTTGCCTGTCTTTTCAGGGTCTGTATTGTACTAGAATGAACATACTGAATTTCACCAGTTTGCTTCATTGTGCAAACTGCAGTTCCCATTCATAGTGAACCTCAGTTTATACGTACAAATCCACTCCTCAGAACCCTGACTGACTATCTCAGCTGGATGCAAGGAGAGTCAGTAGGACAGCAGGAAAAAATCTTTCCTCCCAAGAACTGTGCTGTAGCTATGGAGGTGCTCTGCGCAGGCTACTCCAACATCTGCCGAGCAAGAAGGCCTGGAGAGTTTATGTAATAGCGGAAGTTCTGACCTCATCCCCATTACTTCAGCAGCCTGACCTTACTCTGCCTCCACCAACCACAATTACCACTTCCCACTCAGGGAGCTGGGGTTTGTGTCACGCCAGGAGTACACACCCACTGCAGCCTCACTAAATCCATCAATTCTGCCCCCAACCCGTGTACAACAACTAGTGTCaaggggaagggatgggaatgATTTACTGCATAGTGAAGTTATTCAGCAGAGATGGGGTATGTGGAGGGAAGATTTCACTACTAAAGCTTTCCAATTAACTCATTAACATATGCATTTTTACATGTGAATTTTCATAGCACTGGACATTTTCACATAGTGATCGTGGTGTTTACAAACCATAAAGCCAcatgtttaaaaatcataatcCTGAGAATTTATCCAATTACCTTTCAGTTCAAAAAGTGAAATGGATTCCTTTCCTTTACTGTTCTTACTCTCCTTAGCAAGTTACTATCCACGGACATGCCGTGCTAGCCAGTAGAGTCAGTGTCTCCCTTTGCAGCTCACACAAATACCAGTGGACTGAGGGGTGAGCTCTGGTTGTTCAAGAAGAAGATCTGGTACTTCTCATGATAAGAGGTCAGGTTAAATTAAAGTGCTTCCACCTCCATTTCTGTCTGCTGAACTCCAACACCCTGCCTGAAGCAAAAGTGGTCTAAAAGCAACATGCAATCTGTTATTTCAGTGAGAAAGTAGTCACCAATATCTGTACCAAATTCCTCACtgtggggctgatccaaagcccactgaagtcactggacgAGTCTAagtgacttcattgggctttggatcatgatGTAGACACAGAGCAGAGCGTGTGTTTGTAGATGCATCATCTGCAGCACAGTGGACACTGTCAGTGCTCAATAGCTAtcaaataacaacaaaaaataatacaaataaatcagaTATTTGTAACAAAATTTTTCTTCAGCCCTAGTCTCTTCCTTAGTTCCTATTAACACACACAGTCATTAATTATAGGAATGGCCTCCTCTTATTTACATTGATGCAAATCAAAGGAATTTGTAATTaatagcagaatttggccctatatctcTTTGTGCCTAAAAGAAAAAGTATCTGTTTTAACAGTAGCAGAATCATGTTGTTTTCAGTGCTGACTTTCTCACTGACTTTCTGACAATACTGACTTTCTCACTGCAGGCGAGTTTAGTGCAAAGAAGAAGTGCTGGAGGAGAAAAGTCCCTTGTCTGCCTGTTTTTGAAAGGGTTAAGCAACCTCCTGCTTCTGGCAGGTAGAATTAACCTGGATTTCTCTGCAACATGTGGATCAGGTGAACTGTTCCTGAATTCCCCAAATTCCCCAAGGAAGAAGAACGCGAGTTGAAAGTGCAGCTAGGAAAGGTTGCTAATAGAGTGGCAGCAATTCTGTACGCcaacttttgaggtttcaaaactTGCTTTCATTCCTCACAGGAGCAAGGACAAAACTTTCAAATGTTTtccacaaaatggaattgtgtcaaaatgtccatttttggATTGGAAAAGTCCAGTTTTCAATTCAGCTCCTCTCTTTCTGCCTCTGGCAGAAGTGACCAGAGAGCCCTGGAACTCAGAAATCTTCCCATTGAAAACTTTGTTGAAATCCATAAACctccacaaaatgttttggctttgacaaaacagcatattttgacTAAAATAGACTCCATTGAAAATGTTTCTAACCAACACTACTTGGGCAGAATAGAGCTGAAAGAAGCTCCACATGGCCCCATCCAGGTTAAATCCTGGGAGCCACAGAATGCTGGCGAGTCAGCACCCCTTGCCCCCAGCTGGCCAGTGGGTTCCAGAGActcccggggggaggggaagagctaCCTGGCGTCCCTCAGCGAGTTTTTCCCTCTCTTGCAGCTGGGACTGTCCCCCCTTCACCACCAGCCCATCAGGTTCCCCCACCCATTGAGGCAGGTGGGTGGCATTTCTAATACATACAGTAAACTGCTAAACCTATAGCATTTTTAATAAATTACATCTAAGTTCTTATTCTTTTGTGACTCTTCTGTTGTATTCCCTTTAACCTATTCACACTATAACAAGCACACAACTGAAATGATCTCACCCTtcttttctgcctctttctctccctctctctgaaaTACGCTTTTTCTGTCCAACCCCACCCTAATGCTCACTGATTGatcaatagaaaaaaaatgtctgTCCATCCAGGGTTTTGTGCCACCCTCATCACAACAGAGTCTGAAAATCTTTTTCCCAGCTCTGTTTTCTTATCAGCTCAACCTTTGCCAAACAAAAATCTCAGATAATAGTAATGTTAGAGACAAATATATAAGCTCCATTTTTAGTCAGTTGTTCTGCATCGGATATAAATTAGAATGGTGTAAACTGACCTCAGGCAAAGAACCCTTAAACTTGGTGCAGTCTTCCAACATCTCAAAAGGCCCAAGTTTGTTGGTTTTTCTTTATGTTTACAGGTTATTTACTGTGCTGACAGCTCCCATCATCTTCGTCTTTTCTAGCCCCAAAGAAAAAGTGCAGTAATTTAATTCTAGTGAAAATGGATCATCCTGGTTATGAAATATGGATTATATGTGCATATATGGCACCTGGTTAGTAGCAAGTACCACAGAATGAAACTCTTGATCTCCTAGGGCAGTATACGTGCATTATGTAAGttgagtggatttttttcttcccttagTCACTCACCCAAACTTAAAAGCTACATCTTAAAGATCTGATGTCTTGGGAAAACTTTGGAAAACATTCCAACTAGAAACAATCTAACTTCTTTGTCACATCTGGCCTTCATGCCATAATAATCCCTTGAATACAACACATAAATAATATACACTCAGAGACTGCACTGACAATTCCATTGCATTgtattgatttcagagggagaCACAGAAAAGGATGCTGTATAACCACAAACACTTGTTCATCTATCAAATGTATATTACtagtattttacttttatttattgaGTGCTGACAGTGTGTTTTATAAGGCAGAAAACAGGTTGGTAAATATGAACAAAACtggattttttggtttttttatggtTCACCTGCAAACATTTCATGCCTTATATCTCAGTTCTCTGTGACATCAATGATTTCAAACACTTATTATGTCACAAAACAGAGGATTGTGACAAATAGAGGATAAGCATTAGACAATTAACTCTTCATgttaaaaaagcatttttttcatgCACAAACAGGAAAGAGATTAtactacttttaaaaagtttggtgaaatctgggggcggggggaacttgATAGAAACAAATCAGTATGTATGCTAATTAGATGAACAGATCCTCAGTTTGTAGAAATTGcttaactctattgacttcaatggagctatgcataTTTATATCAGCAGGGCATCTGGGCAGCAGGGAAAATTTTCAGTTTCCCATGCAGTGCCAGCCTCTTTTCAGACTCTGAAAAGAAGTAACTGGTATGTAATATTTGCAAATTATTGGGAGAAATTACACCCGTTTTTTCTATGGACCTCACAGAAGCCTTCCTCATCACACCTTACAAGACAGAGAGAAACTTATTACCCTTTACCATCCAATTCCAAATAAAATTCATCTTCATTCCAGATTTTAACAACTTTTTGATGAACTTCCCAAGAGAGATTTAATTTAGATATGGTCTTGAACCTTAACCCTGGATCAGAACATGCCTAAACtttggaggtgtgtgggggggggggacttgaaACTGAGATTCAGTTTGAAATGTTGTGATTAGTTCTCAGTTTTATAATGGGTCACAAGAAAAAAACTTGGATCTGAATAAATATGCATATTAGTGTGTCCAAAAtctagatctggatccaaattttgcatcCTTGTTCAAGCTTTAATTTaatcacctctatatattattccCCAGAGAAAATTGCAAACAGCAGAATGTTTTAGATAAACCATGCCCATGTGGTTCTGCCAGACCACAATCTGCTACACTGAAGTTTTTTCCATACACATTTTTTCAGGGCTCCATTTGCCAGAATCAAAGGGCTAATTTAATAAtgatatttcttttgttttctttcctctgcaGGTTTAAGTGATAATTGGTCATCAGGTTTCTTGTTAGAGACACAGAAATGAATAACTCAACTTACATAAACTCCTCCGCCGAGGATGTTATGGCACTGGGGAGTCCTTATAAAACTGTTGAGGTGGTCTTCATAGTCCTGGTAGCAGGATCTCTCAGTCTAGTGACCATCATTGGGAACATCCTGGTCATGGTGTCCATCAAAGTCAACAGGCACCTGCAGACTGTCAACAATTACTTCCTGTTCAGCTTGGCATGTGCCGACTTGATTATTGGTGTCTTTTCCATGAACCTGTACACACTTTACACTGTGATTGGCTACTGGCCCTTGGGGCCCGTGGTATGTGACCTGTGGCTGGCTCTTGATTATGTGGTCAGCAATGCCTCTGTCATGAACCTTCTCATCATCAGCTTTGACAGATATTTTTGTGTCACCAAGCCTCTGTCGTACCCTGTAAAGAGGACCACTAAGATGGCGGGTATGATGATTGCAGCCGCTTGGGTGCTGTCCTTCATCTTGTGGGCGCCTGCAATTCTGTTCTGGCAGTTCATTGTTGGGGGAAGAACTGTTCCTGATGGGGAGTGCTACATCCAGTTTTTTTCCAATGCTGCTGTCACCTTTGGCACTGCTATTGCAGCCTTCTACCTGCCCGTTATCATCATGACCATCCTCTACTGGCAGATATCTCGTGCCAGCAAGAGCagaataaaaaagggaaaaaaggaaccAGCACAAACCCAGGATCCAGTTTCTCCCAGTTTGGTCCAAAGTAAAATAGTGAAACCAAACAATAACAACATCCCAACGAGTGAGGATGGGTTGGAGCACAGCAAAATTCAGAATGGTAAAGCCACAGGAGAGGCTGTGACAGAGAACTGCGTtccaggggaggagaaggagagctCTAATGACTCCACTTCCATCAGCGTGGTTGCTTCCAATGTGAAGGAGGATGAAGCTACCAAAGAGGCCACCAAGGCTTCTGTCTCCCAAGTCCACTCGAAAGGGGAGAATTCCAAGCTGACATGCATCAGGATAGTTACTAAGTCCCAAAAGGGTGACTGCTGTGCCCCAACCAATACCACCGTGGAGATTGTAGGTACTAATGGCCAAAATGGGGATGAGAAGCAAAACAATGTGGCCCGTAAAATTGTCAAGATGACCAAGCAGCCAGCCAAAAAGAAACCACCCCCTTCTCGAGAAAAAAAAGTGACCAGGACTATCTTGGCTATTCTCTTGGCCTTCATCATTACCTGGACACCATACAATGTGATGGTGCTCATCAACAGCTTCTGCGTCTCCTGCATTCCCAACACTGTATGGACTATTGGTTACTGGCTCTGTTATATCAACAGCACCATCAACCCTGCCTGCTACGCGCTTTGCAATGCTACCTTTAAGAAAACCTTTAAGCACCTTCTTATGTGTCATTACAAGAACATAGGAGCCACAAGGTAAAAAATGAAAATCGTGGAAAGAGGGGGAAAGTtccaagttttaaaaaacaatgccATAGCACTTTATTCTCTAGTGTGGAGCATGCAATCAAGGAACCTAGTGGAGTCACTGACCTGGGGTGTCAGCTCTGTCTTTGAGAACTGCACttaaaaccttttttaaattattattattatcagtgGATCTTGGGGAAGTGGTGATTGAATAAGTGGTCAGTAGGGAATGTGGACTTGAGGCACAGTTCCTTGTTTCTGTTGGTATCGTGCAGAAGGGCTTTTTGAGTCTATGATTTTTGTCCATTCTTATAGAATAACAATAATCTTTGtgtatgtgtctgtctgtctgaaggAAAAAATGTAAGGACACTTTGACAACAAATAAAACATAACTAACTGGAGAGGGGAGGGTAGATGAAATAGAGGGACACTGAGCAATTCAAACTCACCTTGCAAAGATTATTTCCAAAGTTAAAAGCTGACAATTATTTTTGTCAGGGTCTCATGTTGAGAATCTTAAAGGTAGGCTAACTATGACAGCTAATATATTATCTTTACCTCTCTCCCATCACCAAAAATATATCAGACAAAATATTCTTTATCTCACCATGAATCCCATGATTCACTATCCATTGTTCCAAGCATATCAGCTTTCTTctactggggggggggttgatccCATGGTGCCAatgaaaataaaagggaaaaaaggaggtCCTTTCCAGTTTGCTGTACCACAGAGAGTGTCTTGAGGCCCTTATAAGCCAACGTCTTTGAGAATTTAGCTCACTTAAGCTCTTTTATGTACTATCCCCCAGGAAGTTGTATTTTTCTTCAATcagccttttcttcttttttgcacCTCCCTGCCCAGGGCATAAGGATTGAAAATCAAAGCCTGCTGTGAATTAGAAGTTTTCATCAAATTAACAACCATGTGGCCCAAATCAAGGAAGTAAGTTGAGATCAGCAAGAGCAGTTGTTAATAGGTAACGAGAGAGTTATATCCATTTCCAATAGGCACAGACTTTATGTCCAGGATTTGCTTGTGGCTCCCAGAGGTGAAAGGTTAACATAAGAAAGTCCATCTTAATGTCCAACAGAGAGAAGGTTCCTACTAATGTATTTGTTCTAAGGAAGGGAATAACTGCATGCAGATTACTGTGCCCACTTGAAGTGACTCTGGGTATGTTCCTGGAATGAAGAAGCCAAAGTCCTTCTTAGGCATATGGTGGGGACTATGTATACTTTATGGAAAAGATACAATGCTGGCCATGTTTCCTTTTGTATCAGCATGGAGCAATATTATCTCTACCTATCAGGGGATAACAGTAGTaaaggagaagggaggaaaacAGTGGTTATACAGATATAGGCCCTGCaatatcattattttaaaatgttccaaaAATTGTCCATTACTGCAGAGAATTGACTCCTCCTGCCTGTAGAATAGCTACTTTTGCAGTATTTGATAGATATTGTGGCAAAATTGAGCACTGTGTGAATTTGGCAGACTGCATCAGATTACAGTAGACAGCTATTCCCTGCAACATTTGCATCTGTCAATATTCCTCCTCTCATTGACACTTCCAGACACTTTCAAAGGTATACCCGTGGATTTTGCTATCCAAAGAGCAACCTTCTACAGTAACATTTCCGTGGGGTTCCTTCATTGTAATCCAAAAATATTCACCATCATCTGGAATGATGTTCACCCAACAAGTAGACCACTAAGTCATCTAGGTACATTATCCTACTATATTACAGTCTT is a genomic window of Natator depressus isolate rNatDep1 chromosome 1, rNatDep2.hap1, whole genome shotgun sequence containing:
- the CHRM2 gene encoding muscarinic acetylcholine receptor M2 — translated: MNNSTYINSSAEDVMALGSPYKTVEVVFIVLVAGSLSLVTIIGNILVMVSIKVNRHLQTVNNYFLFSLACADLIIGVFSMNLYTLYTVIGYWPLGPVVCDLWLALDYVVSNASVMNLLIISFDRYFCVTKPLSYPVKRTTKMAGMMIAAAWVLSFILWAPAILFWQFIVGGRTVPDGECYIQFFSNAAVTFGTAIAAFYLPVIIMTILYWQISRASKSRIKKGKKEPAQTQDPVSPSLVQSKIVKPNNNNIPTSEDGLEHSKIQNGKATGEAVTENCVPGEEKESSNDSTSISVVASNVKEDEATKEATKASVSQVHSKGENSKLTCIRIVTKSQKGDCCAPTNTTVEIVGTNGQNGDEKQNNVARKIVKMTKQPAKKKPPPSREKKVTRTILAILLAFIITWTPYNVMVLINSFCVSCIPNTVWTIGYWLCYINSTINPACYALCNATFKKTFKHLLMCHYKNIGATR